The Streptomyces sp. DG1A-41 genomic sequence GCCGCGTCCGCGATCTGGAGGCCAAGGTCCCGGCCCGCTTCAAGGGCACCACCGGCATCGCCCACACCCGCTGGGCCACCCACGGCGCCCCCTCCGACGTCAACGCCCACCCGCACCTCGACCACGAGGGCAAGGTCGCCGTCGTCCACAACGGCATCATCGACAACGCCTCCGACCTGCGCCGCAAGCTGGAAGCGGACGGCGTCGAGTTCCTCTCCGAGACCGACACCGAGGTCCTCGTCCACCTCATCGCCCGCTCGCAGGCCACCAAGCTGGAGGACAAGGTCCGCGAGACCCTCCGGCTCATCGAGGGCACGTACGGCATCGCCGTGCTGCACGCCGACTTCCCCGACCGGATCGTCGTCGCCCGCAACGGCTCCCCCGTCGTCCTCGGCATCGGCGAGAAGGAGATGTTCGTCGCCTCGGACATCGCCGCGCTGGTCGCCCACACCCGCCAGGTAGTCACGCTGGACGACGGCGAGATGGCCACCCTGAAGGCCGACGACTTCCGCACGTACACGACGGAGGGCACCCGCACCACCGCGGAGCCCACCACCGTGGAGTGGGAGGCCGCCTCCTACGACATGGGCGGCCACGACACCTACATGCACAAGGAGATCCACGAGCAGGCCGACGCCGTGGACCGCGTGCTGCGCGGCCGCATCGACGACCGCTTCTCCACCGTGCACCTGGGCGGCCTGAACCTGGACGCCCGCGAGGCCCGGCGGATCCGCCGCGTGAAGATCCTCGGCTGCGGCACCTCGTACCACGCGGGCATGATCGGCGCCCAGATGATCGAGGAGCTGGCCCGCATCCCCGCCGACGCCGAACCGGCCTCGGAGTTCCGCTACCGCAACGCGGTCGTCGACCCCGACACCCTCTACATCGCCGTCTCCCAGTCCGGCGAGACCTACGACGTCCTGGCCGCCGTGCAGGAGCTGAAGCGCAAGGGCGCGCGGGTCCTGGGCGTGGTGAACGTGGTCGGCTCCGCGATCGCCCGCGAGGCCGACGGCGGCATCTACGTCCACGCGGGCCCGGAGGTCTGCGTCGTCTCCACGAAGTGCTTCACGAACACCACGGTGGCCTTCGCGCTCCTCGCCCTCCACCTGGGCCGCACCCGCGACCTCTCGGTCCGTGACGGCAAGCGGATCATCGAGGGCCTGCGCAAGCTGCCCGCCCAGATCGCCGAGATCATGGAGCACGAGGAGGACGTCAAGAAGCTGGCCCTCCAGTTCGCCGAGGCCCGCTCGATGCTCTTCATCGGCCGCGTGCGGGGCTACCCGGTGGCCCGCGAGGCCTCCCTGAAGCTCAAGGAGGTCTCCTACATCCACGCCGAGGCCTACCCCGCCTCCGAGCTCAAGCACGGCCCCCTGGCCCTGATCGAGCCCGCCCTCCCCACGGTCGCGATCGTCCCCGACGACGACCTCCTGGAGAAGAACCGCGCCGCCATGGAGGAGATCAAGGCCCGCAGCGGCAAGATCCTGGCGGTAGCCCACCAGCACCAGGAGAAGGCCGACGAAACCATCGTCGTCCCCAAGAACGAGGACGAACTCGACCCCATCCTGATGGGCATCCCCCTCCAACTCCTCGCGTACCACACAGCACTGGCGCTCGGACGGGACATCGACAAGCCCCGCAACCTGGCCAAGTCGGTGACAGTCGAGTAGTTGGCCTTTGACGGCGCGGGGAACTGCGCGACAAGCCCCCACGCACCCGCAGAGGCCAAACGAAGAGGACGGACCCCCACGTGCTGCCACCAAGCACAGGGGGTCCGTTTTCATCGCCGGGAAGCCGCCCAACTCCCCAGCCGGCGCAGCTAACCGGTGGCCGTCACTCCCCGGCCGGCAGCGCGTCGCGGAAGCGCCGTGGGCCAGTGCGCGAGCGCCGCGGTGGCCGCGTACCACGCCACTGCCCCCGCAGCCACGGCGAACCATCCACCCACCTTGGCGAACCCGTCGTTACCGGCGAACTCGGCGATCGCCGTGAGCAACAGGGCGGCGAAGAACAGCCCGTGGACCACCTGACCGAGCTGCTCCCCGCCCGCGAGCGTCAGAGACAGCACCACGAGGGCGAACAACAGCAGGAAGGACCCTGCCTCATTGCCGGAGGCACCCGCCGACACGGCCCAGGTGAACCACAGGGCCCCGAGCACCGAGAACGCCGTACCACCGACGGAGTCCCCGGCCCGCAGGGCCAGCAGTCCGGCGACGAAGAGGGCGATGCCGCCCACGTACCGGGCGATTGACACGGCGTCAGCAGCCGACACCCCGTCGATCACAGCGGTATGCCCCAGCCCGAAGGCCAACAGGGTGATTCCCAGGGCGAGTCGACCGGCCACGGTGGTGATTCCGCTTCCCGCGGAGACGTCTTTGTCCACGGCGGGCTCCCTTCGTACATGTGCGATTGTGCGGTGTCCCGTATATGCCCTTCACAAGGGCACAAACACCTCTACGCGTGAGTAGATTTACGCACCGCACCAGGGGAGCAAGGGAGTTGCCACTCAGGGAATGACGACGACGGGCCGCTTCGCCCGCTTGGCGAGCCGTCCCGCGACGGAGCCGAAGATCCGCCCGACGAGGCCGTGGGTCGACCCGACGACGATCGCGTCGGCCTCGTACTCCCGGCCGACCTCTTCGAGTTCGTGGCAGATGTCGCCGCCGCGCTCGACCAGGATCCAGGGCACCTCGGCGAGGTAGTCCGCACAGGCCAGTTCCAGCCCGAGCACCTCGGTCCGGTGGTCCGGCACGTCCACGAACACGGGCGGCTCGCAGCCGGCCCACACCGTGGTCGGCAGCCGGTTGGCGACGTGGACGATGATCAGGCCCGACCCGGAGCGATGGGCCATGCCGATCGCGTAGGCCAGGGCGCGCTCACTGGACGTGGAGCCGTCGAAGCCGACGACGACCCCGTGCTTGAAGGCGGGATCGCAGGAGTGGCGTGGCTCTTCCGCCGCCAGGGGCTCGGCCGCCGTGGGATCGGCGACGGGCCGCTTGCGGTCCGCGGGTTCGAAGAATTCGTGACCGGCCATGGCTGTCTCGGGGTTGTGATCCTTTATGGGTGGGACAACAGGGTGCGGCGGAGCTGTGTCCGGGAATGGTCTTCCCAACCCCATACCCCCAAGGGTACGGCGGCACGCCTCCTCAGCCCAGATCCCGCCCGCCGTGCGTGCGGGTTCCAGGGAGCATGCACGAGGCGACGCCCGTAACGCAATGGTTGCTGCGCTGTACAGGCGGTTTGCACAGGATTCACTTACCCGTGGGGGTGATCCGGTCACACAGTGACCTGCTCACCGGCCACGCGTTGAACCTCGTGAGTCACGCCACAGGGAGCACCCATGTCCGGACCCCGCCCCGCCTCCGAGGCGGACCGCGCGACCCCGCCGCCGCGGGACACCGCGACGGAGGTGGTCCGCTGGGCGGTCTTCAGCTGCCTGCTCGTCCCGGTCGTGCTCCTCGGCTACGGCGCCTCCCTGTCCGGGGCCGCCGGCACGGCCCTCGGGCTCGCGGCCGTCACGGGTGCCTGCCGGGTCCTGCTGCGCCAGTCCGAGCGCGGTGCGGCCCGGCTGGCGGCCGAGGACCGGGCGCCCCACCGGGGCCGGCACCACCGCACCGGAACGGGGTCACACCGCGGGGGACGGCACACTGGCGGGGATACACCGGTCGGCTGACCGGTTTCCGCGCACACGCACGCTGCTTTTCAGCCAACTTCTCACACCCGTGCATCCCCCTCCCCGACCACCCTCCAACCCCCGTTCGACCTGCACGGAAAGGGCCTCGTGGGTGCTGCGCACCCTACGCGGATTGGCCACTGCGACAAGGCGCACTTCCCTGCACGCTCCACGAGTGCAACGCTTCGTGATCGAATGCTTCACGCCAAGTTGCCAAGTCGACAATGTGCCGAGTGCCGAACCGGCCACTGCGGCGCAACGGGACACAGTAGATTCGATCTTGACTGTCTACGGCGGGGGACTCGTGCAGGACCGAGGGGAAACGTGCAGGAGCGACACAACCGAGGAGCCGCGACCACCGAGGGGGGCTTAGCAGTATGAGCCACGACTCCACTGCCGCGCCGGAAGCCGCGGCCCGGAAGCTTTCCGGGCGACGCCGCAAGGAGATCGTCGCGGTGCTGCTGTTCAGCGGCGGCCCCATCTTCGAGAGTTCCATACCGTTGTCGGTGTTCGGGATCGACCGCCAGGACGCCGGCGTACCGCGCTACCGACTGCTGGTGTGCGGCGGCGAGGACGGCCCACTGCGGACCACAGGGGGCCTGGAACTCAGCACACCGCATGGCCTCGAAGCGATCTCGCGCGCGGGCACGGTCGTCGTACCGGCCTGGCGTTCGATCACTTCTCCGCCACCGGACGAGGCGCTCGACGCGCTGCGCCGGGCACACGAGGAGGGCGCCCGCATCGTCGGGCTGTGCACCGGCGCCTTCGTCCTCGCGGCGGCGGGCCTGCTGGACGGCCGGCCCGCGACGACACACTGGATGTACGCGCCGACGCTGGCGAAACGCTATCCGTCGGTGCACGTCGATCCGCGGGAGCTGTTCGTCGACGACGGTGACGTGCTGACGTCGGCCGGCACGGCCGCGGGCATCGACCTGTGCCTGCACATCGTGCGCACGGACCACGGCAACGAGGCGGCAGGGGCCCTGGCCCGGCGCCTCGTCGTGCCCCCGCGCCGAAGCGGCGGCCAGGAGCGCTATCTCGACAGGTCTTTACCAGAGGAGATCGGCGCCGACCCGCTCGCCGAGGTCGTCGCCTGGGCGCTGGAACACCTCCACGAACAGTTCGACGTGGAGACGCTGGCGGCACGCGCGTACATGAGCCGTCGTACGTTCGACCGCCGCTTCCGCTCGCTGACCGGGAGCGCCCCGTTGCAGTGGCTGATCACGCAGCGGGTGCTCCAGGCGCAGCGCCTGCTGGAGACGTCGGACTACTCGGTGGACGAGGTGGCGGGGCGCTGCGGCTTCCGGTCGCCGGTCGCCCTGCGCGGGCACTTCCGCCGCCAGCTGGGCTCGTCGCCGGCCGCGTACCGGGCGGCGTACCGCGCCCGTCGCCCCCAGGGCGAGCGGCCCCAGGACACCGAGGCCGCCCAGGGCGGAGCGGGGTCCGGCATGCCGGGCCACGGGGGGCATCCCGGGCAGCCGCCCGCCTCGCTGCACCCGGAGCACCCCGTCCCGCTTCAGCCCCGCCGTACGGCGGCGGCGAGCGCTGTCGGATCGTCCCAGGCCCTGTCCGCGACGGCGTCGACGGCGTCCGACAACGGCCGGGAGGCGTACGTGCCGAGCCGGGCGAGTCTGCCGGGGCAGCGCAGCGCGACGTGACGTGAGCCGGTGACCGGGCCCGAGTGGAGGAAATCTCCGCGCGGGCCCGGCGCTGTATCGGGGGCGGGTACGCCGTCGGCCACGAGGCAGGCGCGCCTTCGGCCACAAGGTCACCGCACGGTCGGCTCAGCCCGGGGCGGCTCCCCGTAAGGTTAGACACATGAACGATCGCATGGTGTGGATCGACTGCGAGATGACCGGCCTCTCGCTGTCGGACGACGCGCTCATCGAGGTGGCCGCCCTCGTCACCGACTCCGAGCTGAACGTGCTCGGGGAGGGCGTGGACATCGTCATCCGGCCGCCGGACCGGGCGCTGGAGACGATGCCGGAGGTGGTGCGTCAGATGCACACCTCGTCCGGTCTGCTCGCCGAGCTGCCGGACGGCACGACGCTGAAGGACGCCGAG encodes the following:
- the glmS gene encoding glutamine--fructose-6-phosphate transaminase (isomerizing), with product MCGIVGYIGKRDVAPLLLEGLQRLEYRGYDSAGVVITSPKASGLKMVKAKGRVRDLEAKVPARFKGTTGIAHTRWATHGAPSDVNAHPHLDHEGKVAVVHNGIIDNASDLRRKLEADGVEFLSETDTEVLVHLIARSQATKLEDKVRETLRLIEGTYGIAVLHADFPDRIVVARNGSPVVLGIGEKEMFVASDIAALVAHTRQVVTLDDGEMATLKADDFRTYTTEGTRTTAEPTTVEWEAASYDMGGHDTYMHKEIHEQADAVDRVLRGRIDDRFSTVHLGGLNLDAREARRIRRVKILGCGTSYHAGMIGAQMIEELARIPADAEPASEFRYRNAVVDPDTLYIAVSQSGETYDVLAAVQELKRKGARVLGVVNVVGSAIAREADGGIYVHAGPEVCVVSTKCFTNTTVAFALLALHLGRTRDLSVRDGKRIIEGLRKLPAQIAEIMEHEEDVKKLALQFAEARSMLFIGRVRGYPVAREASLKLKEVSYIHAEAYPASELKHGPLALIEPALPTVAIVPDDDLLEKNRAAMEEIKARSGKILAVAHQHQEKADETIVVPKNEDELDPILMGIPLQLLAYHTALALGRDIDKPRNLAKSVTVE
- a CDS encoding GPR1/FUN34/YaaH family transporter, which translates into the protein MDKDVSAGSGITTVAGRLALGITLLAFGLGHTAVIDGVSAADAVSIARYVGGIALFVAGLLALRAGDSVGGTAFSVLGALWFTWAVSAGASGNEAGSFLLLFALVVLSLTLAGGEQLGQVVHGLFFAALLLTAIAEFAGNDGFAKVGGWFAVAAGAVAWYAATAALAHWPTALPRRAAGRGVTATG
- a CDS encoding universal stress protein, producing the protein MAGHEFFEPADRKRPVADPTAAEPLAAEEPRHSCDPAFKHGVVVGFDGSTSSERALAYAIGMAHRSGSGLIIVHVANRLPTTVWAGCEPPVFVDVPDHRTEVLGLELACADYLAEVPWILVERGGDICHELEEVGREYEADAIVVGSTHGLVGRIFGSVAGRLAKRAKRPVVVIP
- a CDS encoding helix-turn-helix domain-containing protein codes for the protein MSHDSTAAPEAAARKLSGRRRKEIVAVLLFSGGPIFESSIPLSVFGIDRQDAGVPRYRLLVCGGEDGPLRTTGGLELSTPHGLEAISRAGTVVVPAWRSITSPPPDEALDALRRAHEEGARIVGLCTGAFVLAAAGLLDGRPATTHWMYAPTLAKRYPSVHVDPRELFVDDGDVLTSAGTAAGIDLCLHIVRTDHGNEAAGALARRLVVPPRRSGGQERYLDRSLPEEIGADPLAEVVAWALEHLHEQFDVETLAARAYMSRRTFDRRFRSLTGSAPLQWLITQRVLQAQRLLETSDYSVDEVAGRCGFRSPVALRGHFRRQLGSSPAAYRAAYRARRPQGERPQDTEAAQGGAGSGMPGHGGHPGQPPASLHPEHPVPLQPRRTAAASAVGSSQALSATASTASDNGREAYVPSRASLPGQRSAT